From the genome of Buchnera aphidicola (Muscaphis stroyani), one region includes:
- the rplX gene encoding 50S ribosomal protein L24, with the protein MALKLRRNDNIIVLSGKDKGKKSIIKSIISVNKVIIKGLNLIKKHQKPVPDRNQKGGIIEKEAPIHISNIAILNPESQKSDRVGFRFENGKKIRFFKSNGKAI; encoded by the coding sequence ATGGCATTAAAATTACGTCGAAATGATAATATAATTGTATTATCAGGAAAAGATAAAGGAAAAAAGAGCATTATTAAAAGTATTATATCTGTCAATAAAGTTATAATCAAAGGATTAAATCTCATTAAAAAACATCAAAAACCTGTTCCTGATAGAAATCAAAAAGGTGGAATAATAGAAAAAGAAGCTCCTATTCACATATCAAATATTGCTATTTTAAACCCTGAATCTCAAAAATCAGACCGTGTTGGGTTCAGATTTGAAAATGGTAAAAAAATTCGATTTTTTAAATCCAATGGAAAAGCGATTTAA
- the rplN gene encoding 50S ribosomal protein L14 — protein sequence MIQEQTILNVADNSGARSAMCIKVLGGSRRRYASIGDVIKITIKEAIPRGKVKKGEVLKAVVVRTKKGVKRSDGSVIRFDSNACVVLNNNEQPVGTRIFGPVTRELRTEKFMKIISLAPEVL from the coding sequence ATGATTCAAGAGCAAACTATTTTAAATGTAGCAGATAATTCTGGAGCACGCTCTGCTATGTGCATAAAAGTACTAGGTGGTTCACGCAGAAGATATGCAAGTATTGGTGATGTAATTAAAATCACAATAAAAGAAGCAATACCTAGAGGTAAAGTTAAAAAAGGAGAAGTTTTAAAAGCTGTAGTAGTTAGAACTAAAAAAGGAGTAAAACGTTCTGATGGTTCAGTTATTCGTTTTGACAGCAATGCATGCGTTGTTTTAAATAATAATGAACAACCTGTTGGTACTCGAATTTTCGGACCAGTAACTCGTGAACTTCGTACAGAAAAATTTATGAAGATTATTTCATTAGCTCCAGAGGTTCTTTAG
- the rpsQ gene encoding 30S ribosomal protein S17, whose translation MEKIRTLKGRVISNKMQKSAVVVIERFIKHSIYKKFIKRTTKLHIHDEKNECSVGDLIEICESRPISKTKSWVLVGIIKKTVF comes from the coding sequence ATGGAAAAAATTCGAACATTAAAAGGCCGTGTTATAAGTAATAAGATGCAAAAATCTGCAGTTGTTGTAATTGAAAGATTTATTAAACATTCTATTTATAAAAAATTTATTAAAAGAACTACAAAACTGCATATTCATGATGAAAAAAATGAATGTTCTGTTGGAGATTTAATTGAAATTTGTGAATCTCGACCAATTTCTAAAACTAAATCTTGGGTTTTAGTTGGTATTATCAAAAAAACTGTTTTTTGA
- the rpmC gene encoding 50S ribosomal protein L29, with protein sequence MNKMLNLREKDIRSLNIELLQLFREKFNLRMKLASNKIKQPHLLRRVRRNIAQVKTALNEKKSIK encoded by the coding sequence ATGAACAAAATGTTGAATCTTCGGGAAAAAGATATAAGAAGCCTTAACATTGAACTTTTACAGTTGTTTCGAGAAAAATTTAATCTTCGTATGAAATTAGCTTCTAATAAAATAAAACAGCCTCATTTATTACGAAGAGTTCGAAGAAATATTGCTCAGGTTAAAACTGCATTAAATGAAAAGAAAAGTATAAAATAA
- the rplP gene encoding 50S ribosomal protein L16, which yields MLQPKRTKFRKMHKGRNRGLAVGTDVVFGTFGLKATDRGRLSDRQIESARRAITRFIKRQGKVWIRIFPDKPITQKPLEVRMGKGKGNVEYWVALIQPGKILYELSGISEEESRQAFKLAAAKLPIKTVFVTKMVI from the coding sequence ATGTTGCAACCAAAACGGACTAAATTTCGAAAAATGCACAAAGGTCGAAATCGCGGTTTAGCTGTTGGAACTGATGTGGTATTTGGTACTTTTGGATTAAAAGCAACTGACCGAGGGCGATTAAGTGATCGTCAAATTGAGTCAGCTCGAAGAGCTATCACTCGTTTTATAAAAAGACAAGGAAAAGTATGGATTCGAATATTTCCTGATAAACCTATAACTCAAAAACCATTAGAAGTTAGAATGGGAAAAGGAAAAGGAAATGTAGAATATTGGGTAGCTTTAATTCAACCTGGAAAAATTCTTTATGAATTATCCGGAATTTCTGAAGAAGAATCACGTCAAGCTTTCAAATTGGCAGCAGCTAAATTGCCTATTAAAACAGTTTTTGTGACTAAAATGGTGATATAA
- the rpsC gene encoding 30S ribosomal protein S3, with protein MGQKVHPNGMRLGIVKKWNSIWFSSTKDFSKNLDSDYQVRQFLSKKLTKASVSRIVIERPAKSIRVTIYTARPGIVIGKKGEDVEKIRNKISKITGVPAQINISEVRRPELDAKLVSDGITSQLERRVMFRRAMKRAVQNAMRQGAKGIKVEVSGRLGGTEIARREWYREGRVPLHTLRADIDYSISEAHTTYGVIGVKVWIFKGEILGGMKEIEKIEHSSMQTKKQHRKNRK; from the coding sequence ATGGGTCAAAAAGTACATCCTAATGGCATGCGATTAGGAATTGTAAAAAAATGGAATTCTATCTGGTTTTCAAGTACTAAAGATTTTTCTAAAAATTTAGATAGTGACTATCAAGTTCGTCAATTTTTGTCAAAAAAATTAACAAAAGCCTCTGTTTCTCGTATAGTTATTGAAAGGCCAGCGAAAAGTATTCGAGTAACTATTTATACAGCACGACCAGGTATAGTAATTGGTAAAAAAGGTGAAGATGTTGAAAAAATTAGAAACAAAATTTCTAAGATAACTGGTGTTCCAGCTCAGATTAATATTTCAGAAGTAAGAAGACCCGAACTAGATGCTAAACTAGTTTCTGATGGAATTACTTCTCAATTAGAACGTCGAGTTATGTTTCGACGTGCAATGAAAAGAGCCGTTCAGAATGCAATGAGACAAGGAGCAAAAGGGATAAAAGTAGAAGTTAGTGGTCGTTTAGGAGGAACAGAAATAGCCCGTAGAGAATGGTACAGAGAAGGAAGAGTACCCTTACATACATTACGAGCTGATATTGATTATAGCATTTCTGAAGCTCACACAACTTACGGTGTTATCGGAGTTAAAGTGTGGATATTCAAAGGCGAGATATTAGGAGGAATGAAAGAAATTGAAAAAATAGAACATTCTTCTATGCAAACTAAAAAGCAACATCGTAAAAATCGAAAGTAA
- the rplV gene encoding 50S ribosomal protein L22: METLAQYRQARSSAQKIRLIADLIRGKKVSKALTILTYTNKKASFLVKKVLESAVANAEHNNGTDIDQLRIKKIFVNEGSTMKRMMPRAKGRADRILKRTSHITVIVSDH; the protein is encoded by the coding sequence ATGGAAACTTTAGCTCAATATCGTCAAGCTCGTTCTTCTGCTCAAAAAATTCGTTTAATTGCAGATTTAATTCGTGGAAAAAAAGTCTCTAAAGCATTAACTATCTTGACTTACACTAACAAAAAAGCATCTTTTTTAGTAAAAAAAGTACTTGAATCTGCTGTAGCTAATGCAGAACATAATAATGGTACTGACATAGATCAGTTAAGAATTAAAAAAATATTTGTCAATGAAGGTTCAACAATGAAAAGAATGATGCCTCGTGCAAAAGGACGTGCAGATCGAATTTTAAAAAGAACTAGTCATATCACTGTCATTGTTTCTGATCATTAA
- the rpsS gene encoding 30S ribosomal protein S19, translating into MPRSLKKGPFIDLSLLKKVERAVKESDKKPLKTWSRRSTVFPNMVGLTISVHNGRQHIPIFITEEMVGHKLGEFSLTRTYRGHTADKKVKKR; encoded by the coding sequence ATGCCACGTTCTCTTAAGAAAGGTCCTTTTATTGATCTTAGTTTGTTAAAAAAAGTTGAAAGAGCAGTGAAAGAAAGTGATAAAAAACCATTAAAAACATGGTCAAGACGTTCAACTGTTTTTCCTAATATGGTAGGATTAACAATATCTGTTCACAATGGTCGTCAACATATTCCAATTTTTATTACTGAAGAAATGGTTGGACACAAACTAGGAGAATTTTCTTTAACTCGAACTTATAGAGGACATACAGCTGATAAAAAAGTAAAAAAACGTTAA
- the rplB gene encoding 50S ribosomal protein L2 — protein sequence MTIVKCKPTSPGRRHVIKIVNKELYKGKPYSLLLEKKNKSGGRNNNGRITTRHIGGGHKKSYRIIDFKRNKDNIQAVVERIEYDPNRSSYIALILYKDGTRKYILAPKNLKVGEYVVSGTHIPIKIGNTLPIKNIPVGTFIHNVEMKPGKGGQIARSAGSYVQLVAQDKFYAILRLRSGEMRKIQSNCRATVGEVGNSEHMLKVLGKAGASRWLGIRPTVRGTAMNPVDHPHGGGEGRNFGKHPVTPWGIQTKGKKTRKNKRTERFILRHRSK from the coding sequence ATGACAATTGTAAAATGCAAACCAACATCTCCAGGTCGTCGTCATGTAATAAAAATAGTAAATAAAGAGTTGTATAAAGGAAAACCATACTCTTTGTTGCTTGAAAAAAAAAATAAAAGTGGAGGGCGAAACAATAATGGAAGAATTACAACTCGTCATATTGGTGGAGGTCACAAAAAATCTTATCGAATTATAGATTTTAAAAGAAACAAAGATAATATTCAAGCAGTAGTGGAAAGGATTGAATACGATCCAAATCGTTCTTCTTATATTGCTTTAATTTTGTATAAAGATGGAACTAGAAAATACATTTTAGCTCCTAAAAATTTAAAGGTTGGAGAGTATGTTGTTTCTGGAACGCATATACCTATTAAAATAGGTAATACTTTGCCAATAAAAAACATTCCAGTTGGTACATTTATTCATAATGTAGAAATGAAGCCTGGAAAAGGAGGTCAAATAGCTCGTTCAGCAGGAAGTTATGTGCAATTAGTAGCTCAAGATAAATTTTATGCTATTTTAAGATTGAGATCTGGAGAAATGAGAAAAATACAATCTAATTGCAGAGCTACTGTAGGTGAAGTTGGTAATTCTGAACACATGTTAAAAGTATTAGGAAAAGCAGGAGCTTCTCGTTGGCTAGGAATAAGACCAACTGTTCGTGGTACAGCGATGAACCCAGTAGATCATCCTCATGGTGGAGGTGAAGGAAGAAATTTTGGTAAACATCCGGTTACTCCTTGGGGAATTCAAACAAAAGGCAAGAAAACTAGAAAAAACAAACGTACTGAAAGATTTATTTTACGTCATCGAAGCAAATAA
- the rplW gene encoding 50S ribosomal protein L23, which translates to MISEERLLSVLLSPHVSEKSSITSDKFNTIVLKVLKNATKYEIKCAVQKIFEVKIESVKTVQVKGKKKRQSNRLVQRKNWKKAYVKVKKEYNLDFISHSE; encoded by the coding sequence ATGATTTCTGAAGAACGTTTACTTAGTGTATTGCTTTCTCCACATGTATCTGAGAAATCATCCATAACATCAGATAAATTTAATACTATTGTGTTAAAAGTTTTAAAAAATGCAACTAAATATGAAATAAAATGTGCAGTTCAAAAAATATTTGAAGTAAAAATTGAAAGTGTAAAAACTGTTCAAGTAAAAGGTAAAAAAAAACGCCAATCTAATCGCCTTGTTCAGCGAAAAAATTGGAAAAAAGCTTATGTAAAAGTAAAAAAAGAGTATAATTTAGACTTTATAAGTCATTCAGAGTAA
- the rplD gene encoding 50S ribosomal protein L4 has translation MELIVQDVQNVLSVSEITFGRSFNESLIHQVVVAYSASTRQGTRAQKSRAEVSGSGKKPWRQKGTGRARAGSFRSPIWRSGGITFAAKPQEHSQKVNKKMYRGALKSIFSELIRQKRLIVFENFSLNKPKTKFLVQKLRDIHLKNVFIITDKIDNNLLLASRNLHLVDVKDVDSINPVSLISFKHVIITVKAIKKVEEILS, from the coding sequence ATGGAATTAATAGTTCAAGACGTACAAAATGTTCTTAGTGTTTCTGAAATTACTTTTGGTCGTAGTTTTAATGAATCTCTAATTCATCAAGTCGTTGTTGCTTATTCAGCATCTACCCGTCAGGGAACACGTGCCCAAAAAAGTCGTGCTGAAGTTTCTGGTTCAGGTAAAAAACCATGGCGTCAAAAAGGAACGGGTCGTGCACGTGCAGGGTCTTTTAGAAGCCCTATTTGGCGCTCTGGTGGAATAACATTTGCCGCAAAACCTCAAGAACATAGTCAAAAAGTTAATAAAAAAATGTATCGAGGCGCATTAAAAAGTATTTTTTCTGAATTAATACGTCAAAAAAGATTAATAGTTTTTGAAAATTTTTCATTAAATAAACCTAAAACTAAATTTTTAGTACAAAAATTACGAGACATACATTTAAAAAATGTATTTATTATTACTGATAAAATAGATAATAACTTACTTCTTGCATCTAGAAATTTACATTTAGTAGATGTAAAAGATGTTGATTCTATAAATCCAGTTAGTTTAATTTCTTTTAAGCATGTAATAATTACTGTTAAAGCGATAAAGAAGGTAGAGGAAATACTTTCATGA
- the rplC gene encoding 50S ribosomal protein L3: MIGLVGKKIGMTRIFTEEGNSIPVTVIEIEENRITQVKKIRTDQYCAVQITTGIKKTNKLTKSEAGHFLKSGVVPGRSLWEFRVDEKSNFQVGSNITINILKDIKKVDVTGISKGKGFSGTVKRWNFKTQDATHGNSLSHRVPGSIGQNQTPGRVFKGKKMAGQLGNHRVTVQSLKIVRIDENQNLLLLKGAVPGATGSDLIIKPAIKV, from the coding sequence ATGATAGGATTAGTTGGTAAAAAAATTGGTATGACTCGTATTTTTACTGAAGAAGGAAACTCTATTCCTGTAACAGTGATTGAAATCGAGGAAAATCGAATTACTCAAGTAAAAAAAATAAGAACTGATCAATATTGTGCTGTTCAAATAACTACTGGTATAAAAAAAACCAATAAGTTGACAAAATCAGAAGCGGGTCATTTTTTAAAATCTGGAGTTGTTCCTGGTAGAAGTTTATGGGAATTTAGAGTTGATGAAAAATCAAATTTTCAGGTAGGAAGTAACATAACAATTAATATTTTAAAAGATATAAAAAAAGTTGATGTTACTGGAATATCTAAAGGAAAAGGTTTTAGTGGTACAGTTAAACGTTGGAATTTTAAAACTCAAGACGCAACACATGGAAACTCTTTATCTCATAGAGTTCCAGGTTCTATCGGTCAAAATCAAACTCCAGGAAGAGTATTTAAAGGTAAAAAAATGGCAGGTCAACTAGGAAATCATCGTGTTACAGTGCAAAGTTTAAAGATTGTACGAATTGATGAAAATCAAAATCTTCTTTTATTAAAAGGGGCTGTTCCTGGTGCTACTGGTAGTGATCTTATCATTAAACCTGCTATCAAGGTTTAA
- the rpsJ gene encoding 30S ribosomal protein S10: MQNQRIRIRLKAFDHRLIDQSTAEIVETAKRTGAQVRGPIPLPTRKERFTILVSPHVNKDARDQYEICTHKRLIDIVEPTEKTVDALMRLDLAAGVDVQISLG; the protein is encoded by the coding sequence ATGCAGAACCAAAGAATACGTATTCGTTTAAAAGCTTTTGATCACAGATTAATTGATCAATCGACTGCAGAAATTGTTGAAACTGCTAAAAGAACTGGCGCACAAGTACGCGGTCCAATTCCATTACCTACTCGTAAAGAACGTTTTACTATTTTAGTTTCTCCTCATGTAAATAAGGATGCGCGTGATCAATATGAAATTTGTACGCATAAGAGATTAATCGATATTGTCGAACCGACTGAAAAAACTGTTGATGCACTTATGCGTTTAGATCTTGCTGCTGGTGTAGATGTTCAAATTAGCCTAGGTTAA